From a single Octopus sinensis linkage group LG5, ASM634580v1, whole genome shotgun sequence genomic region:
- the LOC115211699 gene encoding sodium/potassium-transporting ATPase subunit alpha-B isoform X1: MSEGDKKPIVVTNNQAPRAESYRYAVTPGGQEKKKGKKKGEDLDELKQELDMDEHKVAIEELYQRLGTDPTRGLSPERAKEILLRDGPNCLTPPKTTPEWVKFCKTLFGGFSMLLWIGAILCFIAYGIQAGTYDDPPGDNLYLGIVLTAVVVVTGIFSYYQEAKSSRIMDSFKNMVPQYAVVLRNGEKLNVHAEDLVVGDVVDVKFGDRVPADIRVISAHSFKVDNSSLTGESEPQSRSAEFTNENPLETKNLAFFSTNAVEGTCLGLVIKTGDKTVMGRIANLASGLEVGETPIAKEIAHFIHLITGVAVFLGVTFFVIAFILGYFWLDAVIFLIGIIVANVPEGLLATVTVCLTLTAKRMARKNCLVKNLEAVETLGSTSTICSDKTGTLTQNRMTVAHMWYGGKIVEADTSEDQSNATYNKDNVDWKALSRIAMLCNRAEFKAGQDGVPVLKRECNGDASESALLKCVELSIGGVAEYRRRNKKVVEIPFNSTNKYQVSIHNNEDPNDPCYFLVMKGAPERIMERCTLALVNGKEMSIDESFKNDFNTAYMELGGLGERVLGFCDYTLPTESFPPGFQFDGDEVNFPLTGLRFVGLMSMIDPPRAAVPDAVGKCRSAGIKVIMVTGDHPITAKAIAKGVGIISEGSKTVEDLAAEQGVAVDQVNPRDAKAAVIHGSDLRDMTPAQIDEILRNHSEIVFARTSPQQKLIIVEGCQRQGQIVAVTGDGVNDSPALKKADIGVAMGIAGSDVSKQAADMILLDDNFASIVTGVEEGRLIFDNLKKSIAYTLTSNIPEISPFLFFILLDIPLPLGTITILCIDLGTDMVPAISLAYEQAESDIMKRQPRDPVNDKLVNERLISMAYGQIGMIQASAGFFTYFVIMAENGFWMSRLLGIRKNWDSMGVNDLEDSYGQEWTYSQRKKLEYTCHTAFFVSIVVVQWADLIICKTRRLSLFQQGMKNHRLTFGIFFETVLAAFLTYCPGLDQGLRMQPLRLSWWFPAFPYSLTIFIYDECRKFILRRNPGGWVENETYY; encoded by the exons ATGTCTGAAGGAGACAAAAAACCCATAGTGGTCACTAACAACCAG GCTCCTCGGGCTGAGAGCTACCGATATGCTGTCACGCCAGGAGGccaggagaagaagaaggggaagaagaagggtgAGGACCTCGATGAACTTAAACAGGAATTGGATATG gATGAACATAAAGTAGCCATCGAGGAACTCTACCAAAGGTTAGGAACAGACCCAACTCGA GGTCTCAGTCCAGAACGGGCTAAAGAAATTCTCTTGCGTGATGGACCGAATTGCCTTACCCCACCAAAAACTACGCCAGAATGGGTCAAGTTTTGCAAAACACTATTTGGTGGATTTTCAATGTTGCTGTGGATTGGagctattttatgttttattgccTATGGTATTCAAGCAGGGACTTATGATGATCCACCCGGCGATAAT TTATACCTAGGTATTGTGCTGACTGCTGTAGTAGTTGTCACAGGCATATTTTCCTACTACCAAGAGGCTAAAAGTTCTAGAATTATGGACTCCTTCAAAAACATGGTGCCGCAA TATGCTGTTGTTttaagaaatggagaaaagttAAATGTACATGCTGAGGATCTCGTAGTTGGAGACGTGGTAGATGTGAAATTTGGGGATCGTGTTCCAGCTGATATTCGTGTTATTAGTGCTCACAGTTTTAAG GTAGACAACTCATCACTTACTGGAGAATCTGAACCTCAGTCAAGGTCAGCTGAATTCACTAACGAGAATCCATtagaaacaaagaatttagctttCTTCTCAACCAACGCTGTAGAGG GTACCTGTTTAGGATTGGTTATTAAGACTGGTGACAAAACTGTGATGGGCCGTATTGCTAACTTGGCCTCTGGTTTGGAGGTCGGGGAAACTCCCATTGCTAAAGAAATTGCTCACTTCATTCATTTAATTACTGGTGTGGCTGTGTTTCTTGGTGTGACCTTTTTCGTCATTGCTTTCATTCTCGGATATTTCTGGCTAGATGCCGTCATTTTCTTAATTGGTATCATTGTAGCCAATGTACCAGAAGGCTTGTTAGCAACTGTAACC GTATGCCTCACTTTAACAGCTAAACGTATGGCAAGGAAGAATTGCTTAGTGAAAAACTTGGAAGCTGTGGAAACTCTTGGCTCCACTTCCACCATTTGTTCAGATAAAACCGGAACTCTTACACAAAACCGAATGACTGTAGCTCACATGTGGTATGGTGGTAAAATTGTTGAAGCTGATACCAGTGAAGATCAGTCAA ATGCAACTTACAATAAAGACAATGTTGACTGGAAAGCTCTCTCTAGAATTGCCATGTTATGCAATCGTGCTGAATTTAAAGCTGGTCAAGATGGTGTACCAGTCTTGAAAAG aGAATGCAATGGAGATGCTTCTGAATCGGCCCTTCTCAAATGTGTAGAGTTATCTATTGGTGGTGTCGCTGAGTATCGTAGACGTAACAAGAAAGTTGTAGAAATTCCTTTCAATTCTACAAATAAATATCAG GTATCTATTCATAATAATGAGGACCCCAATGACCCTTGTTATTTCCTGGTGATGAAGGGTGCCCCAGAAAGAATCATGGAACGTTGTACATTGGCTTTAGTCAATGGAAAAGAAATGTCAATTGATGAAAGTTTCAAGAATGATTTCAACACCGCCTATATGGAGCTTGGTGGTCTTGGAGAGCGTGTACTAG GTTTCTGTGATTATACTCTTCCAACGGAATCATTCCCTCCTGGATTCCAGTTTGATGGAGATGAAGTTAACTTTCCTCTTACTGGCCTTCGATTTGTTGGTTTGATGTCTATGATAGATCCACCCAGAGCTGCTGTACCTGATGCTGTCGGAAAATGCCGAAGTGCTGGTATCAAAGTTATCATGGTCACTGGTGACCATCCTATTACTGCTAAGGCTATTGCTAAAGGTGTTGGTATTATATCAGAAGGAAGCAAAACAGTGGAAGATCTCGCCGCAGAGCAAGGGGTTGCTGTAGATCAAGTTAATCCAAG aGATGCAAAAGCAGCTGTCATCCATGGAAGTGACTTGAGAGACATGACTCCGGCTCAAATTGATGAAATCCTCCGCAATCATTCTGAAATTGTTTTTGCCCGTACCTCCCCACAACAAAAACTGATCATTGTAGAAGGCTGCCAGCGTCAGGGTCAAATTGTGGCAGTCACAGGGGATGGTGTAAATGATTCTCCAGCTTTGAAGAAAGCTGATATTG gtgttgCAATGGGAATTGCCGGCAGTGATGTGAGCAAACAAGCTGCTGATATGATCCTGCTAGATGACAATTTTGCCTCCATTGTCACTGGTGTTGAAGAAG gTCGTTTGATCTTTGATAATCTGAAAAAATCAATAGCATACACCTTAACATCGAACATTCCTGAAATCAGTCCCTTCTTATTCTTTATTCTCCTTGACATTCCTCTACCTCTTGGAACAATTACTATCTTATGTATTGATTTGGGCACTGACATGGTGCCAGCTATTTCTCTGGCCTATGAACAAGCTGAAAGTGATATCATGAAGCGACAACCTCGTGACCCAGTCAATGACAAACTCGTCAATGAAAG attGATTAGTATGGCCTATGGTCAAATTGGTATGATTCAAGCATCTGCTGGATTCTTTACTTACTTTGTCATTATGGCTGAAAATGGCTTTTGGATGTCTAGATTACTAGGAATCCGTAAAAACTGGGATTCTATGGGTGTCAATGACTTAGAAGACTCATACGGGCAAGAATGG acCTATAGCCAGAGGAAGAAACTTGAATATACTTGCCACACTGCTTTCTTTGTGTCCATTGTTGTGGTACAATGGGCTGATCTCATCATTTGCAAAACCAGAAGACTTTCTCTATTTCAACAGGGAATGaa AAATCACCGTTTAACATTTGGTATATTTTTTGAGACTGTGTTAGCTGCCTTTCTGACTTACTGTCCAGGTCTTGATCAGGGTCTGCGTATGCAACCTCTCAG gCTTTCTTGGTGGTTCCCAGCCTTTCCTTATAGTTTAACCATCTTCATTTATGATGAATGCCGAAAATTTATTCTGCGACGTAATCCTGGTGGCTGGGTTGAAAATGAAACCTACTATTGA
- the LOC115211699 gene encoding sodium/potassium-transporting ATPase subunit alpha-B isoform X2 — MASSKVKSQQAPRAESYRYAVTPGGQEKKKGKKKGEDLDELKQELDMDEHKVAIEELYQRLGTDPTRGLSPERAKEILLRDGPNCLTPPKTTPEWVKFCKTLFGGFSMLLWIGAILCFIAYGIQAGTYDDPPGDNLYLGIVLTAVVVVTGIFSYYQEAKSSRIMDSFKNMVPQYAVVLRNGEKLNVHAEDLVVGDVVDVKFGDRVPADIRVISAHSFKVDNSSLTGESEPQSRSAEFTNENPLETKNLAFFSTNAVEGTCLGLVIKTGDKTVMGRIANLASGLEVGETPIAKEIAHFIHLITGVAVFLGVTFFVIAFILGYFWLDAVIFLIGIIVANVPEGLLATVTVCLTLTAKRMARKNCLVKNLEAVETLGSTSTICSDKTGTLTQNRMTVAHMWYGGKIVEADTSEDQSNATYNKDNVDWKALSRIAMLCNRAEFKAGQDGVPVLKRECNGDASESALLKCVELSIGGVAEYRRRNKKVVEIPFNSTNKYQVSIHNNEDPNDPCYFLVMKGAPERIMERCTLALVNGKEMSIDESFKNDFNTAYMELGGLGERVLGFCDYTLPTESFPPGFQFDGDEVNFPLTGLRFVGLMSMIDPPRAAVPDAVGKCRSAGIKVIMVTGDHPITAKAIAKGVGIISEGSKTVEDLAAEQGVAVDQVNPRDAKAAVIHGSDLRDMTPAQIDEILRNHSEIVFARTSPQQKLIIVEGCQRQGQIVAVTGDGVNDSPALKKADIGVAMGIAGSDVSKQAADMILLDDNFASIVTGVEEGRLIFDNLKKSIAYTLTSNIPEISPFLFFILLDIPLPLGTITILCIDLGTDMVPAISLAYEQAESDIMKRQPRDPVNDKLVNERLISMAYGQIGMIQASAGFFTYFVIMAENGFWMSRLLGIRKNWDSMGVNDLEDSYGQEWTYSQRKKLEYTCHTAFFVSIVVVQWADLIICKTRRLSLFQQGMKNHRLTFGIFFETVLAAFLTYCPGLDQGLRMQPLRLSWWFPAFPYSLTIFIYDECRKFILRRNPGGWVENETYY; from the exons ATGGCGTCTAGTAAGGTGAAGTCTCAGcag GCTCCTCGGGCTGAGAGCTACCGATATGCTGTCACGCCAGGAGGccaggagaagaagaaggggaagaagaagggtgAGGACCTCGATGAACTTAAACAGGAATTGGATATG gATGAACATAAAGTAGCCATCGAGGAACTCTACCAAAGGTTAGGAACAGACCCAACTCGA GGTCTCAGTCCAGAACGGGCTAAAGAAATTCTCTTGCGTGATGGACCGAATTGCCTTACCCCACCAAAAACTACGCCAGAATGGGTCAAGTTTTGCAAAACACTATTTGGTGGATTTTCAATGTTGCTGTGGATTGGagctattttatgttttattgccTATGGTATTCAAGCAGGGACTTATGATGATCCACCCGGCGATAAT TTATACCTAGGTATTGTGCTGACTGCTGTAGTAGTTGTCACAGGCATATTTTCCTACTACCAAGAGGCTAAAAGTTCTAGAATTATGGACTCCTTCAAAAACATGGTGCCGCAA TATGCTGTTGTTttaagaaatggagaaaagttAAATGTACATGCTGAGGATCTCGTAGTTGGAGACGTGGTAGATGTGAAATTTGGGGATCGTGTTCCAGCTGATATTCGTGTTATTAGTGCTCACAGTTTTAAG GTAGACAACTCATCACTTACTGGAGAATCTGAACCTCAGTCAAGGTCAGCTGAATTCACTAACGAGAATCCATtagaaacaaagaatttagctttCTTCTCAACCAACGCTGTAGAGG GTACCTGTTTAGGATTGGTTATTAAGACTGGTGACAAAACTGTGATGGGCCGTATTGCTAACTTGGCCTCTGGTTTGGAGGTCGGGGAAACTCCCATTGCTAAAGAAATTGCTCACTTCATTCATTTAATTACTGGTGTGGCTGTGTTTCTTGGTGTGACCTTTTTCGTCATTGCTTTCATTCTCGGATATTTCTGGCTAGATGCCGTCATTTTCTTAATTGGTATCATTGTAGCCAATGTACCAGAAGGCTTGTTAGCAACTGTAACC GTATGCCTCACTTTAACAGCTAAACGTATGGCAAGGAAGAATTGCTTAGTGAAAAACTTGGAAGCTGTGGAAACTCTTGGCTCCACTTCCACCATTTGTTCAGATAAAACCGGAACTCTTACACAAAACCGAATGACTGTAGCTCACATGTGGTATGGTGGTAAAATTGTTGAAGCTGATACCAGTGAAGATCAGTCAA ATGCAACTTACAATAAAGACAATGTTGACTGGAAAGCTCTCTCTAGAATTGCCATGTTATGCAATCGTGCTGAATTTAAAGCTGGTCAAGATGGTGTACCAGTCTTGAAAAG aGAATGCAATGGAGATGCTTCTGAATCGGCCCTTCTCAAATGTGTAGAGTTATCTATTGGTGGTGTCGCTGAGTATCGTAGACGTAACAAGAAAGTTGTAGAAATTCCTTTCAATTCTACAAATAAATATCAG GTATCTATTCATAATAATGAGGACCCCAATGACCCTTGTTATTTCCTGGTGATGAAGGGTGCCCCAGAAAGAATCATGGAACGTTGTACATTGGCTTTAGTCAATGGAAAAGAAATGTCAATTGATGAAAGTTTCAAGAATGATTTCAACACCGCCTATATGGAGCTTGGTGGTCTTGGAGAGCGTGTACTAG GTTTCTGTGATTATACTCTTCCAACGGAATCATTCCCTCCTGGATTCCAGTTTGATGGAGATGAAGTTAACTTTCCTCTTACTGGCCTTCGATTTGTTGGTTTGATGTCTATGATAGATCCACCCAGAGCTGCTGTACCTGATGCTGTCGGAAAATGCCGAAGTGCTGGTATCAAAGTTATCATGGTCACTGGTGACCATCCTATTACTGCTAAGGCTATTGCTAAAGGTGTTGGTATTATATCAGAAGGAAGCAAAACAGTGGAAGATCTCGCCGCAGAGCAAGGGGTTGCTGTAGATCAAGTTAATCCAAG aGATGCAAAAGCAGCTGTCATCCATGGAAGTGACTTGAGAGACATGACTCCGGCTCAAATTGATGAAATCCTCCGCAATCATTCTGAAATTGTTTTTGCCCGTACCTCCCCACAACAAAAACTGATCATTGTAGAAGGCTGCCAGCGTCAGGGTCAAATTGTGGCAGTCACAGGGGATGGTGTAAATGATTCTCCAGCTTTGAAGAAAGCTGATATTG gtgttgCAATGGGAATTGCCGGCAGTGATGTGAGCAAACAAGCTGCTGATATGATCCTGCTAGATGACAATTTTGCCTCCATTGTCACTGGTGTTGAAGAAG gTCGTTTGATCTTTGATAATCTGAAAAAATCAATAGCATACACCTTAACATCGAACATTCCTGAAATCAGTCCCTTCTTATTCTTTATTCTCCTTGACATTCCTCTACCTCTTGGAACAATTACTATCTTATGTATTGATTTGGGCACTGACATGGTGCCAGCTATTTCTCTGGCCTATGAACAAGCTGAAAGTGATATCATGAAGCGACAACCTCGTGACCCAGTCAATGACAAACTCGTCAATGAAAG attGATTAGTATGGCCTATGGTCAAATTGGTATGATTCAAGCATCTGCTGGATTCTTTACTTACTTTGTCATTATGGCTGAAAATGGCTTTTGGATGTCTAGATTACTAGGAATCCGTAAAAACTGGGATTCTATGGGTGTCAATGACTTAGAAGACTCATACGGGCAAGAATGG acCTATAGCCAGAGGAAGAAACTTGAATATACTTGCCACACTGCTTTCTTTGTGTCCATTGTTGTGGTACAATGGGCTGATCTCATCATTTGCAAAACCAGAAGACTTTCTCTATTTCAACAGGGAATGaa AAATCACCGTTTAACATTTGGTATATTTTTTGAGACTGTGTTAGCTGCCTTTCTGACTTACTGTCCAGGTCTTGATCAGGGTCTGCGTATGCAACCTCTCAG gCTTTCTTGGTGGTTCCCAGCCTTTCCTTATAGTTTAACCATCTTCATTTATGATGAATGCCGAAAATTTATTCTGCGACGTAATCCTGGTGGCTGGGTTGAAAATGAAACCTACTATTGA